A part of Aspergillus flavus chromosome 1, complete sequence genomic DNA contains:
- a CDS encoding putative translation initiation factor eIF-6 (Eukaryotic translation initiation factor 6) — protein MAVRAQFENSNEVGVFARLTNSYAVVAIGASENFYSVFEAELQDVIPICHATIAGTRIVGRLTAGNRKGLLVPTTTTDQELQHLRNTLPDSVKIQRIEERLSALGNVICCNDHVALIHPDLERETEEIIADVLGVEVFRQTIADNVLTGSYMALSNQGGIVHPKTSIRDQDELSSLLQVPLVAGSVNRGSAVVGAGMVVNDWLAVTGLDTTATELSVIESVFRLGEMGPRGVGMGSTNKESIVESFY, from the exons ATGGCGGTTCGCGCACAGTTTGAGAACTCCAACGA GGTTGGCGTCTTCGCTCGTCTCACCAATTCATATGCCGTTGTCGCTATCGGAGCCTCGGAGAACTTTTACAG TGTATTCGAGGCCGAACTCCAAGATGTCATCCCCATTTGTCACGCTACTATTGCTGGTACTAGGATTGTTGGGCGTCTAACAGCGGG TAACCGTAAGGGCCTTCTGGTccccacaaccaccacagaTCAGGAACTGCAGCATCTCCGGAATACGCTCCCAGACTCGGTCAAGATTCAACGGATAGAAGAGCGTCTATCAGCTCTGGGAAACGTCATCTGCTGCAACGACCATGTCGCCTTGATACATCCGGATCTGGAGcgagaaacagaagaaat TATCGCCGACGTCCTCGGTGTCGAAGTCTTCCGACAAACTATTGCTGATAACGTCCTGACGGGCTCATACATGGCTCTCTCCAACCAAGGTGGTATCGTGCACCCCAAGACCTCCATCCGTGATCAGGACGAgctctcctctctcctccAGGTGCCTCTTGTCGCTGGTAGTGTGAATCGTGGTAGTGCTGTTGTCGGCGCTGGTATGGTTGTCAACGACTGGTTGGCCGTAACGGGCCTGGATACGACGGCAACAGAGTTGAGTGTCATTGAAAGCGTGTTCCGCTTAGGAGAGATGGGCCCTCGCGGTGTCGGCATGGGCAGTACCAACAAGGAGAGCATTGTGGAGAGCTTCTACTAG
- a CDS encoding histone-lysine N-methyltransferase, H3 lysine-36 specific (SET domain-containing protein 2), translated as MSPHDYADRRSESVTDAVTAMNLEPDRATDTPALNGGSTSLKDDTNGVSRSPSAQNMDVAVKSRSSSQTPVKKEEETSNTADMEEKVGGDITVKQEPGQPPKLTRSSSQKVVARPPQLFSHLRDSTAEARVSFELMDSCTYANKYMGYTEHAMECDCAEEWVSSVSGNILSMPISLYALEPALSKNLACGEDSDCINRATKIECVGDCGCGPDCQNQRFQRKEYAQVAVIKTEKKGFGLRAEADLRPHQFIYEYVGEVINEGQFRRRMRQYDEEGIKHFYFMSLSKGEFVDATKRGNLGRFCNHSCNPNCYVDKWVVGEKLRMGIFAERDIQAGEELVFNYNVDRYGADPQPCYCGEPNCTGFIGGRTQTERATKLSNATIEALGIEDADGWDTAVAKRPRKKKMGEDDEEYVDSVQPKSLEENGVTKVMAALMQCQEKWIAVKLLGRIQRCDDERVRNRVVKMHGYQILNSQLTMWKDDFNVVLQILDILDKFPRLTRNKIIDSKIEVTIQPLTSCGDERVEKRAATLLQVWSTLEVGYRIPRMKRDPNATAQAVNQFERRETIRDQRRRSKSRSRSRSRSIEAPRGPAAQTRGVYGQRNPHHHGPRSFRRQFNPLPTGWFAAESNGRTYYYSARGDTTWTRPTKPAPQPPPPPKESRDKALQDIIDGIMNAKENTPKEKSGTPGTPQVSKPIPVKKEGQEKWRGYSEDKQKKVYENTLFPHIKYVVDKFKHKLPKEDLKRYAKDVAKKLVNSDFKNNRVEDPTKISEKQQKKVKKYCKEFFDKAVLKHRAYEQRKYEKQAKGMDSKVETPQAPSDDEALDVKMSDDEEDKADEKDTPMTAEETQGGTKRKREGGIAEDSNLGEYISSSKRQRSSTPPPLPPISPGDDPQNMDNAKKILRDDIDSRSENNEFTPPPPPPPPPDDEMPSESPETDHAIDQSPSRAEYITDMNKLKSSQPEIEGKV; from the exons ATGTCCCCTCATGACTACGCGGACCGTCGGTCAGAATCCGTAACAGATGCGGTAACCGCGATGAACCTGGAGCCCGACAGAGCCACAGATACTCCCGCTCTTAACGGCGGAAGCACCTCATTGAAGGATGATACCAATGGCGTGTCCCGCTCGCCCTCCGCTCAGAATATGGACGTTGCAGTAAAATCACGCTCCTCTTCCCAAACTCCTgtcaaaaaagaagaagagacaagtAATACTGCAGATATGGAGGAGAAAGTCGGGGGCGACATCACTGTCAAACAAGAACCTGGACAGCCGCCTAAACTGACTCGCAGCTCCTCCCAGAAGGTTGTTGCGCGGCCACCACAACTATTCTCGCACCTCCGAGATAGTACGGCGGAGGCTCGGGTGTCCTTTGAGCTGATGGACAGTTGCACTTATGCAAACAAGTACATGGGATATACTGAGCATGCGATGGAATGTGATTGTGCTGAAGAATGGG TATCGAGCGTCAGCGGCAATATACTAAGCATGCCAATTTCTTTGTACGCCCTTG AACCTGCCCTCTCAAAAAATCTGGCATGTGGAGAAGATTCCGACTGTATCAACCGGGCGACCAAGATTGAATGTGTGGGCGATTGTGGATGCGGACCGGATTGTCAAAATCAGAGATTCCAACGAAAGGAGTATGCCCAGGTAGCCGTGATCaaaacggaaaagaaagggttCGGTCTGCGTGCCGAGGCCGATTTGCGACCGCACCAGTTTATCTACGAGTATGTAGGCGAAGTTATCAACGAAGGCCAGTTCCGGCGCCGCATGAGGCAGTATGACGAGGAGGGGATCAAGCATTTCTATTTTATGTCCCTCAGCAAAGGTGAATTTGTTGATGCGACAAAGAGGGGTAATCTAGGCCGGTTCTGTAACCACTCGTGCAATCCAAACTGCTATGTCGACAAATGGGTAGTTGGGGAGAAGCTCCGCATGGGCATATTTGCTGAACGAGACATTCAGGCCGGGGAGGaattagtttttaattaCAATGTCGACCGTTACGGAGCTGATCCTCAACCTTGCTATTGCGGCGAACCGAATTGTACAGGCTTCATTGGTGGGAGAACCCAAACAGAACGTGCCACGAAGTTGTCGAATGCCACCATTGAAGCCCTGGGGATCGAGGATGCAGATGGCTGGGATACGGCGGTGGCGAAGCGGCCacgcaagaagaagatgggcgaggatgacgaagagtATGTGGATAGTGTCCAGCCGAAGTCTTTGGAGGAAAATGGCGTCACCAAGGTTATGGCGGCTTTGATGCAGTGTCAGGAGAAGTGGATCGCGGTGAAGCTTTTGGGGCGAATCCAACGCTGTGATGACGAGCGTGTTCGCAATCGTGTGGTGAAAATGCATGGGTACCAGATCCTCAATTCGCAGCTCACCATGTGGAAGGACGATTTCAATGTTGTGCTGCAGATTTTGGATATCCTGGATAAGTTTCCGCGCCTCACACGAAATAAGATTATTGATTCGAAAATAGAGGTTACTATCCAGCCGCTGACGAGCTGTGGTGACGAGCGTGTCGAGAAGAGGGCGGCTACACTTCTGCAAGTCTGGTCGACCCTGGAGGTAGGTTATCGGATTCCACGCATGAAACGAGACCCGAATGCTACCGCACAAGCTGTCAATCAATTTGAACGCCGGGAGACTATTCGGGATCAACGACGGCGGTCAAAGTCCCGCAGTCGGTCAAGGTCGCGGTCAATTGAGGCCCCCCGGGGGCCTGCAGCTCAAACTCGAGGGGTGTACGGACAAAGaaaccctcatcatcacGGCCCAAGGTCCTTTCGTCGTCAGTTCAACCCACTTCCAACAGGATGGTTCGCCGCTGAATCGAATGGCCGGACATACTATTACTCGGCGCGTGGGGATACCACATGGACCAGACCAACTAAGCCAGCGCCTcagcctcctccacctccaaaAGAGTCGAGAGACAAAGCACTGCAGGACATTATCGATGGCATCATGAATGCCAAGGAGAACACGCCTAAGGAGAAAAGCGGTACGCCTGGCACGCCGCAAGTATCTAAACCAATTCCCGTTAAGAAGGAGGGACAGGAGAAATGGAGAGGTTACAGTGaagataaacaaaaaaaggttTATGAGAATACG TTGTTCCCGCACATAAAGTATGTAGTGGATAAATTCAAGCATAAGCTTCCAAAGGAGGACTTGAAACGTTACGCCAAGGAT GTGGCGAAAAAACTGGTCAACTCTGACTTCAAGAATAACCGAGTTGAGGACCCTACGAAGATCAGTgaaaagcagcagaagaaagtcaaaaagTACTGCAAGGAATTTTTCGACAAAGCCGTCCTAAAGCATCGAGCTTACGAACAACGGAAATACGAAAAGCAAGCGAAGGGAATGGACTCGAAGGTCGAAACGCCTCAGGCTCCAAGTGACGATGAGGCGCTAGATGTGAAGATGtccgatgatgaggaagacaaAGCTGATGAGAAAGACACTCCCATGACTGCAGAAGAAACCCAGGGAGGTACAAAacgaaagagagagggaggcaTTGCAGAGGATTCCAACTTGGGCGAGTACATTTCATCCTCGAAGAGACAAAGATCCTCAACGCCGCCGCCACTGCCTCCAATCAGTCCTGGAGACGACCCGCAAAACATGGATAATGCAAAGAAAATCCTAAGAGATGATATTGATAGTAGGAGTGAAAACAACGAGTTcactccaccacctccccctccccctccaccaGACGATGAAATGCCTAGTGAATCCCCAGAAACGGACCACGCCATAGATCAATCACCATCTAGAGCTGAGTATATTACGGATATGAACAAGCTCAAATCATCTCAACCTGAGATCGAAGGGAAGGTATGA